One region of Vescimonas fastidiosa genomic DNA includes:
- a CDS encoding CCA tRNA nucleotidyltransferase: MGREQATRIIEILEKAGFPAYFVGGCVRDTLLGREPEDWDIASAARPEQVMALFGADALPTGCKHGTVTVKSGGEAFEVTTFRTDGRYSDGRHPDQVTFAGSIREDLARRDFTINAMAMEKGGRILDLYGGISDLKGETIRCVRNARIRFEEDALRILRALRFAATLGFAIEPSTADAIHREARLLERVAAERILAEMNKLLCGKGCREILLAYPDVLGVFLPELLPCVGFDQRNIHHCYDLYTHTVLSVDSVAAEPVLRWTMLLHDIGKVNTFTEDERGQMHFYGHPKVSAAMAEDICTRLRMRKKDREDIVTLIAWHDRDIPVTEKGIGSAVRALGEENFRRLLAVKRADNRAQAPEYRWVCQKVDRAEEILEELLRKKQCLCLKDLAVNGNDLLALGYEGREIGAALEWLLEGVIAGEMDNKRDALLAALAKKNLLLP; this comes from the coding sequence ATGGGCCGAGAGCAGGCGACAAGAATCATTGAGATCCTGGAAAAAGCGGGCTTTCCGGCCTATTTTGTTGGCGGATGTGTGCGTGACACGCTGCTGGGCCGAGAGCCGGAGGACTGGGACATTGCCTCCGCTGCAAGGCCGGAGCAGGTGATGGCACTTTTCGGCGCAGATGCCCTGCCCACCGGGTGTAAGCATGGAACCGTTACAGTGAAAAGCGGCGGGGAAGCCTTTGAGGTAACCACCTTCCGCACAGACGGGCGGTATTCCGACGGACGGCACCCGGATCAGGTGACCTTTGCAGGGAGCATCCGGGAGGACTTGGCCCGCCGGGACTTCACCATCAACGCCATGGCCATGGAGAAAGGCGGGCGCATTCTTGACCTCTACGGCGGAATCAGCGACCTAAAGGGTGAAACCATCCGCTGCGTGAGGAATGCCCGGATACGCTTTGAGGAGGATGCATTGCGCATTTTACGGGCGCTGCGCTTTGCCGCAACCCTGGGCTTTGCCATAGAGCCGTCCACAGCAGACGCCATCCATCGGGAGGCACGGCTGCTGGAAAGAGTGGCAGCGGAGCGCATTTTGGCCGAGATGAATAAGCTCCTTTGCGGCAAAGGCTGCCGGGAAATTCTGCTTGCATACCCGGATGTGCTGGGTGTGTTCCTGCCGGAGCTGCTGCCCTGTGTGGGCTTCGACCAGCGAAATATCCATCATTGCTATGATTTATACACCCACACAGTCCTGTCGGTAGACAGTGTGGCGGCGGAGCCGGTTTTGCGCTGGACCATGCTGCTCCATGATATTGGCAAGGTAAACACCTTTACAGAAGATGAGCGGGGCCAGATGCATTTTTACGGGCATCCCAAGGTCAGTGCCGCCATGGCGGAGGATATTTGCACTCGCCTGCGGATGCGAAAAAAGGACCGGGAGGATATTGTGACGCTGATTGCCTGGCATGATCGGGACATTCCTGTGACGGAAAAGGGCATCGGATCTGCCGTCCGGGCACTGGGTGAGGAGAATTTCCGGCGACTGCTGGCGGTAAAGCGGGCCGACAACCGGGCTCAGGCCCCGGAATATCGCTGGGTCTGCCAAAAAGTCGACCGTGCAGAGGAAATATTAGAGGAGCTTCTGCGAAAAAAGCAATGCCTGTGTCTGAAGGATCTGGCTGTGAACGGAAACGACCTGCTGGCTTTGGGCTATGAGGGGCGAGAGATCGGCGCGGCTTTAGAGTGGCTGCTGGAGGGCGTTATTGCCGGGGAAATGGATAATAAACGGGATGCACTGCTGGCTGCCCTGGCGAAAAAGAATTTACTGCTTCCATAG